A single window of Hyla sarda isolate aHylSar1 chromosome 2, aHylSar1.hap1, whole genome shotgun sequence DNA harbors:
- the LOC130357200 gene encoding integumentary mucin C.1-like isoform X2: MHCNVINQKTCNVAPYDRRDCGYPGISASECAQRKCCFDSSIPGVNWCFFSKTQDKAQCGIKTKDRKDCGFPGISAKDCYSRGCCFDDSKPEVKWCFYPKFKGCSVSHKLRKDCGYPNISVKDCHSRGCCYDSSIPETVWCFYGYK, encoded by the exons atgcattgtaacg TGATCAACCAGAAGACGTGTAACGTGGCCCCGTATGACCGGAGAGACTGCGGCTACCCGGGGATCAGCGCCTCCGAATGTGCCCAGAGGAAATGCTGCTTCGACTCCAGCATTCCCGGGGTTAACTGGTGCTTCTTCTCTAAGACCCAAG ATAAGGCTCAATGTGGAATCAAAACAAAAGACAGGAAGGACTGTGGTTTCCCCGGTATAAGTGCCAAGGACTGTTACTCCAGGGGCTGCTGCTTTGATGACAGTAAACCTGAAGTTAAATGGTGCTTTTACCCCAAATTCAAAG GGTGCTCTGTCAGCCACAAACTGAGAAAAGACTGCGGGTACCCCAACATTAGTGTCAAGGACTGTCACTCCAGAGGCTGCTGCTACGACTCCAGTATCCCCGAGACTGTCTGGTGCTTCTATGGatacaaataa
- the LOC130357200 gene encoding trefoil factor 2-like isoform X1 produces the protein MFPVLVKQHHPYIYKRTPIIRSTPILSLRFNMASNALILLSFLLVFGQQSWAKGSHSSSSESEEHNVINQKTCNVAPYDRRDCGYPGISASECAQRKCCFDSSIPGVNWCFFSKTQDKAQCGIKTKDRKDCGFPGISAKDCYSRGCCFDDSKPEVKWCFYPKFKGCSVSHKLRKDCGYPNISVKDCHSRGCCYDSSIPETVWCFYGYK, from the exons ATGTTCCCTGTGCTGGTTAAACAGCATCATCCCTATATATATAAGAGAACCCCCATCATAAGGTCTACACCGATCTTATCATTAAGATTCAACATGGCGTCCAATGCATTGATACTGCTGAGCTTCCTCCTGGTCTTCGGGCAGCAGAGTTGGGCCAAGGGCAGCCACAGCAGCAGCAGCGAAAGTGAGGAACACAATG TGATCAACCAGAAGACGTGTAACGTGGCCCCGTATGACCGGAGAGACTGCGGCTACCCGGGGATCAGCGCCTCCGAATGTGCCCAGAGGAAATGCTGCTTCGACTCCAGCATTCCCGGGGTTAACTGGTGCTTCTTCTCTAAGACCCAAG ATAAGGCTCAATGTGGAATCAAAACAAAAGACAGGAAGGACTGTGGTTTCCCCGGTATAAGTGCCAAGGACTGTTACTCCAGGGGCTGCTGCTTTGATGACAGTAAACCTGAAGTTAAATGGTGCTTTTACCCCAAATTCAAAG GGTGCTCTGTCAGCCACAAACTGAGAAAAGACTGCGGGTACCCCAACATTAGTGTCAAGGACTGTCACTCCAGAGGCTGCTGCTACGACTCCAGTATCCCCGAGACTGTCTGGTGCTTCTATGGatacaaataa